The Acidobacteriota bacterium genome has a segment encoding these proteins:
- a CDS encoding ankyrin repeat domain-containing protein, whose translation MRPYFKTILLLFPLLFAQAAFGDINLKLFEAAKAGDAAEVKKLLEQGADVNAENEGGWTALMRVALEGHAEAVKALLDAGADVDAKNEWGKTALMLAAERDYTGIVTVLIEAGADVNAKDTDGITALMWEAQLWPRKAHTNMVKTLIDGGADVKVKDEDGRTALMMAAHRGRTETVKILIDAGADVNAKDKEGMTVLMTAAQEGRTEIVEILKQAGATAYGLMGLDLLKAAKAGDTADVKRLLEKGADVSAKNKLGKTALMLAAQQGYTGIVMALIDAGADVNAVTEPKEGGGGACHYLEDGWTALMFAVRHDHTETAKALIDAGADVNVKDKGGWSVLMEAALNGPTEAVKVLIDAGADVNAKDKDGWTALMWAVFKDHTEVEELLERAGAVNSVGIDLRLFCAARDGDAAKVEKLLEQGAYVNTQHKWGWTALMVAAKNGHTEMVKALVDAGADVNAYDMEGTTALKMATWKGHVEIMKILKQAGAKE comes from the coding sequence ATGAGACCTTACTTTAAGACAATCCTGCTCCTGTTCCCGCTGCTTTTCGCGCAGGCGGCTTTCGGGGATATCAATTTAAAACTGTTCGAAGCGGCAAAGGCCGGAGACGCAGCCGAAGTGAAAAAATTGCTTGAACAGGGCGCGGACGTGAATGCGGAGAACGAAGGCGGTTGGACCGCCTTGATGCGGGTGGCACTTGAAGGCCACGCCGAGGCGGTGAAGGCCCTGCTTGACGCGGGTGCGGACGTGGATGCGAAAAACGAGTGGGGCAAAACCGCCCTGATGTTGGCGGCTGAGCGGGACTACACGGGAATTGTTACGGTCCTGATTGAGGCGGGCGCGGACGTGAACGCAAAGGACACAGACGGCATTACCGCTCTGATGTGGGAGGCACAGCTGTGGCCGCGGAAAGCCCACACCAACATGGTGAAGACACTGATTGATGGGGGCGCCGACGTAAAAGTGAAGGACGAAGACGGCCGGACCGCCTTGATGATGGCGGCACATAGGGGCCGCACCGAGACGGTGAAGATTTTGATTGACGCGGGCGCGGACGTGAACGCGAAGGACAAAGAAGGCATGACCGTCCTGATGACGGCGGCACAGGAAGGCCGCACCGAGATTGTGGAGATTCTCAAGCAAGCTGGCGCAACAGCCTACGGGCTTATGGGTCTCGACCTGCTCAAAGCGGCGAAGGCTGGCGATACCGCCGATGTGAAGCGATTGCTTGAAAAAGGTGCGGACGTGAGCGCTAAAAACAAGTTGGGCAAAACCGCCTTGATGTTGGCAGCTCAGCAGGGGTACACGGGGATTGTTATGGCCCTGATTGATGCTGGCGCGGACGTGAACGCCGTAACGGAACCTAAGGAAGGAGGAGGAGGGGCATGCCATTATTTGGAAGACGGCTGGACCGCCCTGATGTTTGCGGTACGGCATGACCACACCGAAACGGCGAAGGCCTTGATTGATGCGGGCGCGGACGTGAACGTGAAAGACAAAGGCGGTTGGAGCGTCCTGATGGAGGCGGCATTGAATGGCCCCACCGAAGCGGTGAAGGTCTTGATTGACGCGGGCGCGGACGTGAACGCGAAGGACAAAGATGGCTGGACCGCCCTGATGTGGGCGGTGTTCAAGGACCACACCGAGGTTGAGGAGCTCCTCGAACGGGCCGGAGCAGTAAACTCCGTGGGCATCGATTTGAGACTGTTCTGTGCGGCAAGGGACGGTGACGCCGCCAAAGTGGAAAAATTGCTTGAACAAGGCGCGTATGTGAACACACAGCACAAATGGGGCTGGACCGCCCTGATGGTTGCGGCAAAGAATGGCCACACCGAGATGGTGAAGGCCCTGGTTGACGCGGGCGCGGACGTGAACGCATATGACATGGAAGGCACGACCGCCTTGAAGATGGCAACTTGGAAAGGCCACGTCGAGATCATGAAAATTCTCAAACAGGCCGGGGCGAAGGAGTGA
- a CDS encoding ankyrin repeat domain-containing protein, whose amino-acid sequence MAFNITEVFSEARSIGRNDFRGGLSPPLQTLAFLLLLPLLFAQAAFGDINSDLLEAVKVGDTAEVEKLLEQGADINTRDDYGETALMLAAARGHIEAAGGHIETVKALIEAGADVNAKDKSGGSALMWAARLGYDGIVKTLIDAGADVNAEDIVGSTALMEAASWGCSNPVKALLDAGADVNARGITGTTALMSAAGNGCTEMAKTLIDAGADVNAKDKSGGSALKYAAMMGRTETVKALILAGADVSAKTKDGATALMTAAWDGHTETVKALIDAGADVNAKNIEDWTALMYAAGVGHTETVRALIASGADVNAVTETDGGGCRSLEDGFTALMMAANVGRTETVKALIGAGANVNAKDAVGWTALMSAAKKGHTETVNALIDASADVNAEDKDGWTALMWAASWGHTHSVRIGKGGVREVVKVGDDQIVVMKAAAIDPTETVRALIEAGADVNAEDKNGETALMMAAANDYTETAKILIDAGADVNVKDKFGSGTGKTALMYAAEGGHTEIVEILKQAGAKE is encoded by the coding sequence ATGGCCTTCAACATCACCGAGGTTTTTTCTGAGGCCCGTTCTATAGGAAGGAACGACTTCCGCGGCGGCCTGTCCCCTCCTTTGCAAACCCTCGCTTTCCTGCTCTTGCTCCCCTTGCTTTTCGCGCAGGCGGCTTTCGGAGATATTAATTCTGACCTACTCGAAGCAGTAAAGGTTGGTGATACCGCCGAAGTGGAAAAATTGCTTGAACAAGGCGCGGACATAAACACGAGGGACGATTACGGCGAAACCGCCCTGATGCTTGCGGCAGCAAGAGGCCATATCGAGGCAGCAGGAGGCCATATCGAGACGGTGAAAGCCCTGATTGAAGCGGGCGCAGACGTAAATGCGAAAGACAAATCTGGTGGGAGTGCCCTGATGTGGGCAGCAAGATTGGGTTACGACGGGATTGTGAAGACCCTGATTGATGCGGGCGCGGACGTGAACGCGGAGGACATTGTCGGCTCGACTGCCCTGATGGAGGCGGCATCTTGGGGATGCTCCAATCCAGTGAAAGCCTTGCTTGACGCGGGCGCGGACGTGAACGCGAGGGGCATAACCGGCACGACCGCCCTTATGTCTGCAGCAGGGAATGGCTGCACCGAGATGGCGAAGACCCTGATAGACGCAGGCGCAGACGTAAATGCGAAAGACAAATCTGGAGGGAGTGCCCTGAAGTATGCGGCAATGATGGGCCGCACCGAGACGGTGAAAGCCCTGATTCTGGCAGGCGCGGACGTGAGCGCGAAGACCAAAGACGGCGCAACCGCCCTGATGACTGCGGCGTGGGATGGCCACACCGAGACGGTAAAGGCTCTTATTGACGCGGGCGCGGATGTGAACGCGAAGAACATAGAGGATTGGACCGCCCTGATGTATGCGGCAGGTGTCGGCCACACCGAGACAGTGAGAGCCCTGATTGCTTCGGGTGCGGACGTAAACGCCGTAACGGAAACTGACGGAGGAGGATGTCGTTCTTTGGAAGACGGTTTTACCGCCTTGATGATGGCGGCAAATGTCGGCCGCACCGAGACAGTGAAAGCCCTGATTGGCGCGGGCGCGAACGTGAACGCGAAGGACGCAGTAGGTTGGACCGCCCTGATGAGCGCAGCAAAGAAGGGCCACACCGAGACGGTAAATGCCCTGATTGATGCGAGTGCGGATGTGAACGCGGAGGACAAAGACGGCTGGACCGCCCTGATGTGGGCGGCATCTTGGGGCCACACCCACTCTGTGAGGATTGGCAAGGGCGGCGTCAGGGAGGTGGTGAAAGTAGGAGATGACCAAATCGTCGTGATGAAAGCGGCAGCTATTGACCCCACCGAGACGGTGAGGGCTTTGATTGAAGCGGGTGCGGATGTGAACGCTGAGGACAAAAACGGTGAGACCGCCTTGATGATGGCGGCAGCGAATGATTACACCGAGACGGCAAAGATCCTGATTGACGCGGGAGCTGACGTGAACGTGAAGGACAAATTCGGCAGCGGCACCGGCAAAACCGCCCTGATGTATGCGGCAGAAGGGGGCCACACCGAGATAGTGGAAATTCTCAAACAGGCCGGAGCGAAGGAGTGA
- the mnmG gene encoding tRNA uridine-5-carboxymethylaminomethyl(34) synthesis enzyme MnmG: MGSMRYDLIVIGGGHAGCEAAWAAARMGCRTALVTLSRDTIAAMSCNPAIGGLAKGHVVKEIDALGGLMGFAADRAGIQFRVLNRSRGPAVQAPRAQCDKALYSRGVREILENLDGLDVLEGEAADIRVHEGRVEGVLLGDGRFLNARAVVLTTGTFLEGLIHRGEEKERAGRDGEPASVPLARALRRIGFETLRLKTGTPPRFLKDSIRWECFREQPPDAEPEPFSSRTEKIENPQVPCHLCYTNEEAHRVLRENLHRSPLFSGAIVGIGPRYCPSIEDKVKKFPERDRHQMFLEPEGLDTDWIYPNGIATSMPRDVQEAFVRKIPGLEDVAFARYGYAVEYWAVQPTELWPTLEAKKVRKLFCAGQICGTSGYEEAAGQGLVAGVNAALLVQGSKESFVLGRDEAYIGVMVDDLVTRGVTEPYRLLTSRAEYRLLLGADTADERLSRHGRRLGLVDKERHDAVLAQCGRIDSSLRRLEEARLTPSGENRRAVREHLGFDYSTVLSLNEILRRPEMTLERMRPLLPAGLWENLAPKERRIVEGRVKYEGYVAREREEVERMRRRAALRIPKKFSFENISGLSREARERLARVRPADLAQAGRMPGLTPAALSLLAIHLKKRSA, translated from the coding sequence ATGGGCTCCATGCGCTACGACCTCATCGTCATCGGCGGCGGGCACGCCGGATGCGAGGCGGCGTGGGCGGCCGCGCGGATGGGCTGCCGCACGGCACTCGTCACGCTCAGCCGCGACACCATCGCCGCGATGTCCTGCAACCCGGCCATCGGCGGACTCGCCAAGGGACACGTCGTCAAGGAGATCGACGCCCTGGGCGGCCTGATGGGATTCGCGGCGGACCGGGCGGGCATCCAGTTCCGCGTCCTGAACCGCAGCCGCGGCCCCGCCGTGCAGGCCCCGCGCGCCCAGTGCGACAAGGCGCTCTACTCCCGCGGGGTGCGGGAGATTCTGGAGAATCTCGACGGCCTCGACGTCCTCGAAGGCGAGGCGGCCGACATCCGCGTCCACGAGGGGCGCGTCGAGGGTGTGCTCCTCGGTGACGGGCGTTTTCTCAACGCGCGCGCGGTCGTTCTCACCACGGGCACCTTCCTCGAAGGGCTCATCCACCGCGGCGAGGAGAAGGAGCGCGCGGGAAGGGACGGGGAACCCGCCTCGGTGCCGCTCGCGCGCGCGCTGCGCCGCATCGGGTTCGAGACGCTGCGGCTCAAGACGGGAACGCCGCCGCGCTTTCTGAAAGATTCCATCCGCTGGGAGTGCTTTCGAGAGCAACCGCCCGACGCGGAGCCCGAGCCCTTCTCCTCCCGCACGGAGAAAATCGAGAACCCGCAGGTGCCCTGCCACCTGTGCTACACGAACGAGGAGGCGCACCGCGTCCTGCGCGAGAACCTGCACCGCTCGCCGCTCTTCAGCGGCGCCATCGTGGGCATCGGCCCGCGCTACTGCCCCTCCATCGAGGACAAGGTGAAAAAATTCCCCGAAAGGGACCGCCACCAGATGTTCCTCGAGCCCGAGGGCCTCGACACGGACTGGATCTATCCGAACGGCATCGCGACGAGCATGCCGCGCGACGTGCAGGAGGCGTTCGTGCGGAAAATACCCGGCCTCGAGGACGTCGCCTTCGCCCGCTACGGCTACGCCGTCGAGTACTGGGCCGTGCAGCCGACCGAGCTCTGGCCCACGCTCGAGGCCAAGAAGGTGCGGAAATTGTTCTGCGCGGGGCAGATCTGCGGCACCTCGGGCTACGAGGAGGCGGCCGGGCAGGGCCTCGTGGCGGGCGTCAACGCCGCGCTGCTGGTGCAAGGCTCGAAAGAATCGTTCGTCCTGGGGCGCGACGAGGCCTACATCGGCGTGATGGTGGACGACCTCGTGACGCGCGGCGTGACGGAGCCCTACCGCCTGCTCACCTCGCGCGCCGAGTACCGCCTCCTTCTCGGCGCAGACACCGCGGACGAGCGCCTCTCGCGCCACGGGCGCCGCCTCGGGCTAGTCGATAAGGAACGCCACGACGCCGTGCTCGCGCAGTGCGGGCGAATCGACTCTTCCCTCCGGCGCCTCGAAGAGGCCCGGCTGACCCCGAGCGGGGAAAACCGCCGCGCCGTGCGCGAGCACCTGGGATTCGATTATTCCACGGTGCTCTCCTTGAATGAGATACTGCGCCGCCCCGAGATGACGCTCGAGCGCATGCGGCCGCTCCTGCCCGCAGGACTCTGGGAGAATCTCGCGCCGAAGGAGCGGCGGATCGTCGAGGGCAGGGTGAAGTACGAGGGCTACGTCGCCCGGGAGCGGGAGGAGGTCGAGAGAATGCGCCGCCGCGCCGCGTTGCGCATCCCGAAAAAATTCTCCTTCGAAAATATTTCCGGGCTCTCGCGCGAGGCGCGGGAGCGGCTCGCCCGCGTCCGCCCGGCCGACCTCGCCCAGGCGGGGCGCATGCCGGGCCTCACGCCCGCCGCCCTGTCCTTGCTCGCGATTCATTTAAAGAAGCGCAGCGCTTGA
- the fsa gene encoding fructose-6-phosphate aldolase gives MKFFLDTANVKEIREAHDLGVLDGVTTNPSLIAKEGRDYHEVIAEICKIVKGPISAEVVATDRDGMVKEGRVFAKIAENVVVKCPIIPEGIKATKILSGEGVKVNATLCFSATQALIAAKAGASFVSPFLGRVDDVSSHGMQIIHDIRAIYDNYDFKTEILAASLRHPMHVLESALAGADAATMPHKVLLQCFKHPLTDVGLKKFLEDWEKARKK, from the coding sequence ATGAAATTCTTTCTCGACACCGCGAACGTTAAGGAAATCCGCGAGGCGCACGACCTCGGCGTCCTCGACGGCGTGACGACGAATCCCTCGCTCATCGCCAAGGAGGGCAGGGACTACCACGAGGTCATCGCGGAGATTTGCAAAATCGTGAAGGGCCCCATAAGCGCCGAGGTCGTGGCGACCGACCGCGACGGAATGGTCAAGGAGGGGCGGGTGTTCGCCAAGATCGCGGAGAACGTGGTGGTGAAGTGCCCCATCATCCCGGAGGGCATCAAGGCGACGAAGATCCTTTCGGGTGAGGGCGTCAAGGTGAACGCGACGCTGTGTTTTTCGGCGACGCAGGCGCTCATCGCCGCCAAGGCGGGCGCCTCGTTCGTCAGCCCCTTCCTCGGCCGCGTGGACGACGTATCCTCGCACGGCATGCAGATAATCCACGACATCCGCGCCATCTACGACAACTACGATTTCAAGACGGAGATTCTGGCCGCGAGCCTGCGCCACCCCATGCACGTGCTCGAATCGGCGCTCGCGGGCGCCGACGCCGCCACGATGCCCCACAAGGTTCTCCTGCAGTGCTTCAAGCACCCTCTCACCGACGTGGGCCTCAAGAAATTCCTCGAGGACTGGGAGAAGGCGAGGAAGAAGTAA
- the gyrA gene encoding DNA gyrase subunit A, with protein sequence MENLIEQTVSRNVEDEMRQSYLDYAMSVIIGRALPDVRDGLKPVHRRVLYTMHELANRHNKPYKKSARVVGDVLGKYHPHGDAAVYDTLVRMAQDFSMRYPLVDGQGNFGSLDGDPPAAMRYTEVRMARIAEETLQDIDKETVDFQPNYDDTTREPSVLPTRIPNLLVNGSSGIAVGMATNIPPHNLAEVIDGLTALIDDPGVKPRELFAKIPGPDFPTAGLIYGAQGIREAYETGRGVIRMRARAMIETKKRTEEQAIVITEIPYMVNKADLVTQIAGLIRDKKLEGASDVRDESSREGLRVVVSLKRGAVGEILLNQLYASTRMEASFGIQLLAIDEGQPRLMPLRDLLQRFLDFRREVVTRRTRFELRKAEERLHILEGLVKALDNLDAVIELIRKAKTPDEARAALSKRFKFTTPQAQAILDMRLQRLTGLERQKIVDEHKETRKEIARLKEILDSTKVLMKVIRDELQEIRKTYANERRTEIVAERVELSIEDLIVEEDVVITCSHAGYIKRTPLTTYRRQHRGGKGRIGMTTREEDFVEHLFVCSTHDYLLVFTEKGRVYWLKGYEIPQVSPAARGKPIVQLLKMSKEDKLAALLKVSEFEEGKFIISCTESGVIKKTALKRYSNPRSGGIIAQKLRPGDRIIGVELTDGARDIFIATAQGKAIRFPEKDARDMGRVATGVRGVRLRKNDKVVDMATISRGRGTVLTVCERGYGKRTEVDEYRLQGRGGQGVINIRTSERNGEVVGSKYVGDEDELMIITERGKIIRTRIKPIRTLGRSTQGMRLIELGEDDGVVAVAHVAEHVEEEGGGEPPAEPTDGKGPALIEPEKEGETPQG encoded by the coding sequence ATGGAAAACCTCATCGAGCAGACCGTCTCGCGCAACGTTGAAGACGAGATGCGGCAGTCGTATCTCGACTACGCGATGAGCGTCATCATCGGGCGCGCGCTTCCCGACGTGCGCGACGGCCTCAAGCCCGTGCATCGCCGCGTCCTCTACACGATGCACGAGCTCGCAAACCGCCACAACAAGCCCTACAAGAAATCGGCGCGCGTCGTGGGCGACGTCCTCGGAAAATACCATCCCCACGGCGACGCCGCCGTCTACGACACCCTCGTGCGGATGGCGCAGGACTTTTCCATGCGCTATCCCCTCGTGGACGGCCAGGGCAACTTCGGCTCGCTCGACGGCGACCCGCCTGCCGCCATGCGCTACACGGAGGTGCGCATGGCGCGAATCGCCGAGGAGACGCTCCAGGACATCGACAAGGAAACGGTCGACTTCCAGCCCAACTACGATGACACGACGCGGGAGCCCAGCGTGCTCCCGACGCGCATTCCCAACCTTCTCGTGAACGGCTCCTCGGGCATCGCCGTCGGCATGGCCACGAACATCCCGCCGCACAATTTAGCCGAGGTCATCGACGGCCTCACGGCGCTCATCGACGACCCCGGCGTCAAGCCCAGGGAGTTGTTCGCGAAAATCCCGGGGCCGGACTTCCCGACCGCGGGCCTCATCTACGGGGCGCAGGGCATCCGCGAGGCCTACGAGACGGGGCGCGGCGTCATCCGCATGCGCGCGCGCGCCATGATCGAGACGAAGAAGCGCACCGAGGAGCAGGCCATCGTCATCACCGAGATTCCCTACATGGTGAACAAGGCGGACCTGGTGACGCAGATCGCGGGCCTCATCCGCGACAAGAAGCTCGAGGGGGCGTCCGACGTGCGCGACGAGTCGAGCCGCGAGGGGCTTCGCGTCGTCGTAAGCCTCAAGCGCGGCGCCGTGGGCGAAATTCTCCTGAACCAGCTCTACGCCTCGACGCGCATGGAAGCGTCGTTCGGCATCCAGCTCCTCGCCATAGACGAGGGGCAGCCGCGCCTCATGCCGCTCAGGGACCTGCTGCAGCGCTTTCTCGATTTCCGCCGCGAGGTCGTGACGCGCCGCACGCGCTTCGAGCTGCGCAAGGCCGAGGAGCGGCTGCACATCCTCGAAGGACTCGTGAAGGCGCTCGACAACCTGGACGCGGTGATCGAGCTAATCCGCAAGGCAAAAACGCCCGACGAGGCGCGCGCGGCTCTTTCCAAGCGCTTCAAGTTCACCACCCCACAGGCGCAGGCCATCCTCGACATGCGCCTCCAGCGCCTGACGGGCCTCGAGCGGCAAAAGATCGTCGACGAGCACAAGGAGACGCGGAAGGAGATCGCGCGCCTCAAGGAAATCCTCGACAGCACCAAGGTGCTCATGAAGGTCATCCGCGACGAGCTTCAGGAAATCCGAAAGACGTACGCCAACGAGCGCCGCACGGAGATCGTCGCGGAGCGCGTGGAGCTTTCCATCGAGGACCTCATCGTCGAGGAGGACGTGGTCATCACCTGCTCCCACGCGGGCTACATCAAGCGCACGCCACTTACGACCTACCGCCGCCAGCACCGCGGCGGCAAGGGGCGCATCGGCATGACGACGCGCGAGGAGGATTTCGTCGAGCACCTATTCGTCTGCTCCACGCACGACTACCTACTCGTGTTCACCGAGAAGGGCCGCGTCTACTGGCTCAAGGGCTACGAGATACCGCAGGTGTCGCCCGCGGCTCGCGGCAAGCCCATCGTGCAGCTTCTCAAGATGAGCAAGGAGGACAAGTTGGCCGCGCTCCTCAAGGTGAGCGAGTTCGAGGAAGGCAAATTCATCATCTCGTGCACCGAGTCGGGCGTCATCAAGAAGACGGCGCTCAAGCGCTACTCCAACCCCCGCTCGGGCGGCATCATCGCCCAGAAGCTCCGCCCCGGCGACCGCATCATCGGCGTCGAGCTGACGGACGGCGCGCGCGACATCTTCATCGCGACGGCGCAGGGCAAGGCCATCCGATTCCCCGAGAAGGACGCGCGCGACATGGGGCGCGTCGCCACCGGCGTGCGGGGCGTCCGGCTCCGCAAGAACGACAAGGTCGTCGACATGGCGACCATCTCGCGCGGGCGCGGCACCGTGCTCACGGTCTGCGAGCGCGGCTACGGAAAGCGCACCGAGGTGGACGAGTACCGCCTCCAGGGCCGCGGCGGCCAGGGCGTCATCAACATCCGCACCTCGGAGCGCAACGGCGAGGTCGTCGGCTCCAAGTACGTGGGCGACGAGGACGAGCTAATGATTATCACGGAGCGCGGAAAGATTATCCGCACGCGCATCAAACCCATCCGCACCCTGGGCCGCTCGACCCAGGGCATGCGCCTCATCGAACTCGGCGAGGACGACGGCGTGGTGGCCGTCGCCCATGTGGCCGAGCACGTGGAGGAGGAGGGCGGCGGCGAGCCCCCCGCCGAGCCGACCGACGGCAAAGGCCCGGCGCTCATCGAGCCGGAGAAGGAGGGAGAGACGCCGCAGGGGTGA
- a CDS encoding LysM peptidoglycan-binding domain-containing protein has translation MIEEQQAAAAEEAPPAEETPEPQADAAAQEEYLSKRVAETVQAPMEETSPAAAISPNYWSDTPPQPVLEVDDHWSPYQVPEVPKGAEVYIIRPNDTLWDIAETHAGDPYLWPHLWDNNLYITDPHWIYPGDPLFLKPVIILTPDAMAKAIEEAVRVEDMAEVEPKAVEEEEVEVALVEAEKLRTFIEVERRGPQPAASYDEVYCSYFIRPKAAKDYDIRVAALEEEAASITSAFKIVYLDKGYEDGVEPGQEYAAFHVDEEVSHPVKKRNLGNAVYRAGRVRVLAVQRRTATAKVVYSCRELVVGDMLAPWEEIPIPLHIERVFEPTAYLPSGKSLGYIVYAKDDIRSAATRSIVSVDLGEAAGLAPGDYLTVYYENPAGPAFQRQAVAELIVLSTQDRTATCKVMRAYREADIGARVEVQ, from the coding sequence ATGATCGAGGAGCAACAAGCAGCCGCGGCGGAAGAAGCGCCCCCGGCGGAGGAAACGCCGGAACCTCAGGCCGACGCCGCAGCGCAAGAAGAATATCTTTCAAAAAGGGTGGCGGAAACCGTCCAGGCGCCCATGGAGGAAACCTCGCCCGCCGCTGCCATCAGCCCGAATTACTGGTCGGACACGCCGCCCCAGCCCGTGCTCGAGGTGGACGACCATTGGTCGCCCTACCAGGTGCCGGAAGTGCCCAAAGGCGCGGAAGTGTACATCATTCGACCCAACGACACGCTCTGGGATATTGCGGAGACCCACGCGGGCGATCCCTACCTCTGGCCCCACTTGTGGGACAACAACCTCTACATCACCGACCCCCACTGGATCTACCCGGGCGACCCGCTTTTCCTGAAGCCCGTGATTATCCTCACGCCCGATGCCATGGCCAAGGCCATTGAGGAGGCTGTGCGCGTTGAGGACATGGCGGAAGTAGAACCAAAAGCCGTGGAGGAGGAAGAAGTTGAGGTGGCGCTGGTGGAAGCCGAAAAGCTGAGAACCTTCATCGAAGTGGAGCGCAGGGGCCCGCAGCCCGCCGCGAGCTACGACGAAGTCTACTGTTCCTACTTTATCCGGCCAAAGGCCGCGAAGGACTATGACATCCGGGTAGCCGCACTCGAAGAGGAAGCGGCATCGATTACGTCGGCATTCAAAATCGTTTACCTCGACAAAGGCTACGAGGACGGCGTCGAGCCCGGCCAGGAATACGCCGCTTTCCACGTGGACGAAGAGGTGAGTCATCCGGTGAAAAAAAGGAATTTAGGAAACGCCGTCTACCGCGCGGGGCGCGTACGGGTGCTCGCGGTGCAGCGGCGCACGGCGACCGCCAAGGTCGTGTATTCATGCCGGGAGCTTGTCGTGGGAGACATGCTTGCGCCCTGGGAGGAAATTCCCATCCCCCTACACATCGAGCGCGTGTTCGAGCCCACGGCCTACCTGCCGAGCGGCAAGAGCCTGGGCTACATCGTCTACGCCAAGGACGACATAAGGTCCGCCGCCACCCGCAGCATCGTAAGCGTGGACTTGGGCGAAGCCGCGGGCTTGGCGCCGGGTGACTACCTCACGGTCTATTACGAAAACCCGGCGGGCCCCGCGTTCCAGCGCCAGGCTGTGGCCGAGTTGATCGTCCTTTCCACGCAGGATCGGACGGCCACCTGCAAGGTGATGCGCGCGTACCGCGAGGCCGATATCGGCGCGCGGGTGGAAGTGCAATAG
- a CDS encoding triose-phosphate isomerase, translated as MDGALITANWKMHKTPREAAAFVWELARHVRRKPLRCRVVLAPAFPLLPAVAEALRKERLPAALAAQDVSPHNEGAFTGEVSLGMLRAVGVSYVIVGHSERRRLFGETDADVARKMHAVLEAPRMTPIVCIGEPLGPRRGGRVKDYLRKQLGGLFGKNFQRRLLSRVVLAYEPVWAIGTGRSATPGDASEAHLFIERWCERRLAARPRKILYGGSVSPGNAKNLLSAPGVDGFLVGGASLRAKPFARILAAASSV; from the coding sequence ATGGACGGCGCTTTAATCACGGCCAACTGGAAGATGCACAAGACGCCGCGGGAGGCCGCGGCGTTCGTGTGGGAGCTGGCCCGCCATGTTCGCAGGAAGCCCCTTCGCTGCCGCGTCGTCCTGGCGCCAGCCTTCCCGCTTCTTCCGGCCGTGGCCGAGGCGTTGCGCAAGGAGCGCCTTCCCGCCGCGCTCGCCGCGCAGGACGTCTCCCCCCATAATGAGGGAGCCTTTACGGGCGAAGTCTCGCTCGGGATGCTCCGGGCGGTCGGCGTCTCTTACGTGATAGTGGGGCACTCGGAGCGGCGCCGCCTTTTCGGGGAAACGGACGCCGACGTCGCGCGAAAGATGCACGCCGTGCTCGAGGCTCCCCGGATGACGCCCATCGTGTGCATCGGGGAGCCGCTCGGCCCGCGCCGCGGCGGGCGGGTCAAGGATTATTTGAGAAAACAGCTCGGCGGCCTTTTCGGAAAGAATTTCCAGCGGCGCCTGCTGTCCCGCGTCGTGCTCGCCTACGAGCCCGTGTGGGCCATCGGCACCGGCCGGAGCGCCACGCCCGGCGACGCCTCCGAGGCGCACCTCTTCATCGAGCGATGGTGCGAGCGGCGGCTTGCCGCTAGGCCCAGGAAGATTCTCTACGGCGGAAGCGTCTCTCCCGGAAACGCGAAGAATCTCCTTTCCGCCCCCGGCGTGGACGGCTTTCTCGTGGGCGGCGCTAGCCTTCGCGCAAAACCGTTCGCCCGCATCCTGGCGGCGGCGTCTTCAGTATAG